The DNA sequence TTCCGATTTCTGAATAAAATCGGCGGTGAGGAACCCGTTATAGCCGACATCCAGGCCATCCAGGTTCGCTTCTTTGGCTTTGCGGATGTAATAGTCTGCGTTGTGTTCCCAGCGACGGGTGACCTTGTTCTGTTTGACTTTGAAGACCCAATAGGCTTTGAGCTCGGGCATTAATTGCTTGGCCTTACGCATCGTGTCGTAATCGAAACCAATCAGTGCCGTCTGGTCAGCTGCTTTGCCCGACGCTTGCAGATCGGCCTTGAGCTGCGGCAGAACTTCGGGGCCGCATTTGATTTCGATGAACAGCCGCTTGCCTGCGGGGATCGTTTTCAGGATCTGCGGGAGGGTCGGAATCCGCTCGTTGTGGTATTGAGCATTCTTCCAGGCACCGA is a window from the Gimesia benthica genome containing:
- a CDS encoding glycerophosphodiester phosphodiesterase codes for the protein MSAANPLSAVEIVGHRGASFDAPENTLSSVNLAWERNADAVEIDIYLTSDGKIVAFHDKTTKRIGGRNKDVAEQTLAELQTLDVGAWKNAQYHNERIPTLPQILKTIPAGKRLFIEIKCGPEVLPQLKADLQASGKAADQTALIGFDYDTMRKAKQLMPELKAYWVFKVKQNKVTRRWEHNADYYIRKAKEANLDGLDVGYNGFLTADFIQKSEAAGLPVFVWTINDVKDAKKLVEMGITGITTDRPGLMMETLKQAE